A genomic window from Pirellulales bacterium includes:
- a CDS encoding HDOD domain-containing protein — MSNPTAPSQFDLGRILQTAQLPALPQSAIKLLELSRDPDNGPPEFAVPIEADPGLAGQILKFVNSSYFGFSREISNVRMAITLVGIRTIKNFSLWSAVFSLLPNPKCGPFDLKALWQDSLRRALFSRAMGKLLGLKEAEEAFSAALLQDMAIPLLAKELPEEYVKLLEAREEGPRRLSDLERERFGWNHAEAAATMARKWKMPEAFADVLYRHTSTPHGQPTTPAEMTQLAVSLSALLPAGSDAGWHEYAEFESVYTRVLPQGPTVVEILDRTDREFKEFAPVLKLAAPAKTLAAWHKEARQAAEVVA; from the coding sequence GATCAAGCTGCTCGAGCTGTCGCGCGATCCTGACAACGGCCCGCCGGAATTCGCGGTGCCGATCGAAGCCGATCCGGGCTTGGCCGGACAGATTCTCAAATTCGTGAATTCATCGTATTTCGGATTCTCGCGCGAGATCAGCAACGTGCGAATGGCGATCACGCTGGTTGGCATCCGTACGATCAAGAACTTCTCGCTATGGAGCGCCGTGTTCAGCCTGTTGCCGAACCCGAAATGCGGACCCTTCGATTTGAAGGCCCTGTGGCAGGATTCGTTGCGGCGGGCGCTGTTTTCGCGGGCGATGGGCAAGCTGCTCGGGCTGAAAGAGGCGGAGGAGGCATTTTCCGCGGCACTGTTGCAGGATATGGCGATCCCGCTTCTTGCCAAGGAATTGCCGGAAGAATACGTGAAGCTGCTCGAGGCCCGCGAAGAGGGACCGCGACGGCTATCGGATCTCGAACGCGAGCGTTTCGGCTGGAACCATGCCGAAGCGGCGGCGACAATGGCCCGAAAATGGAAGATGCCCGAGGCGTTCGCCGACGTGCTCTACCGCCACACCTCCACCCCGCATGGACAACCCACGACGCCGGCGGAGATGACGCAATTGGCCGTAAGCTTGTCGGCACTGCTACCTGCGGGAAGCGATGCCGGCTGGCATGAGTATGCCGAGTTCGAAAGCGTCTACACCCGGGTATTGCCGCAAGGGCCGACGGTGGTGGAAATCCTGGACCGCACGGATCGCGAGTTCAAGGAATTCGCGCCGGTGTTGAAGCTTGCGGCTCCGGCCAAGACGCTTGCGGCTTGGCACAAGGAAGCGCGGCAAGCGGCCGAGGTCGTGGCATAA
- a CDS encoding tetratricopeptide repeat protein, protein MVAVERIRRQQILREAEGYLELIGLFGEDWVPAAPIRRRLAQRSLDTLSRLAERSTPNPQTFLLRGLAFRAAEQYAEAIEPLQAAVAGDPNLIDGWLALGWCYKRSGRLELAIEALKQSLLVSPDQGIIHYNLSCYWSLAGNVSLALHHLERALALDSDFRSLAEREPDFDPIRNDPGFRSLTSVIV, encoded by the coding sequence GTGGTTGCGGTCGAACGAATACGCCGGCAACAGATCCTTCGCGAGGCCGAAGGCTATCTGGAACTGATCGGCCTGTTTGGTGAAGATTGGGTGCCGGCGGCGCCGATTCGTCGGCGTCTAGCCCAACGGTCGCTCGACACGTTGAGCCGGCTTGCCGAGCGCAGCACTCCGAATCCGCAAACCTTCTTGCTCCGCGGATTGGCTTTTCGAGCCGCCGAACAATATGCCGAAGCCATCGAGCCTCTACAGGCCGCCGTGGCCGGCGATCCGAATTTGATCGATGGCTGGCTAGCGCTGGGCTGGTGTTACAAGCGGAGCGGCCGGCTTGAGTTGGCGATCGAGGCGCTGAAACAATCGCTTCTCGTCAGCCCGGATCAGGGCATCATTCACTATAACCTTTCCTGCTATTGGAGCTTGGCGGGAAACGTTTCTTTGGCGCTACATCACTTGGAGCGAGCGTTGGCGCTCGACTCGGATTTTCGCTCCCTAGCGGAGCGCGAGCCGGATTTCGATCCGATCCGCAATGACCCCGGCTTTCGGAGCCTGACGAGCGTGATCGTTTAG